A genomic region of Pseudomonas abietaniphila contains the following coding sequences:
- the cysM gene encoding cysteine synthase CysM, with product MTLQYQTIADCVGNTPLVRLQRMAGNTSNTLLLKLEGNNPAGSVKDRPALSMITRAELRGQIHPGDTLIEATSGNTGIALAMAAAIKGYRMVLIMPDNSSAERKAAMTAYGAELILVSKEEGMEGARDLAERMQAEGRGKVLDQFANGDNPEAHYVGTGPEIWRQTGGTITHFVSSMGTTGTIMGTSRYLKEQNPNIQIVGLQPMDGSAIPGIRRWPQEYLPKIYQAERVDRIMDMAQSEAEDVMRRLAREEGIFCGVSSGGSVAGMLRLSREVENAVMVAIICDRGDRYLSTGVYDAPN from the coding sequence ATGACCCTGCAGTATCAAACCATCGCCGATTGCGTCGGCAACACCCCGCTGGTGCGTCTGCAACGCATGGCCGGGAACACCAGCAACACGTTGCTGCTCAAGCTTGAAGGCAATAACCCGGCCGGCTCCGTGAAGGATCGCCCGGCACTGTCGATGATCACCCGCGCCGAACTGCGTGGACAGATCCATCCGGGCGATACCCTGATCGAAGCCACCTCCGGAAACACCGGCATCGCCCTGGCCATGGCTGCGGCGATCAAGGGTTATCGCATGGTCCTGATCATGCCCGACAACTCCAGTGCCGAGCGCAAGGCGGCGATGACCGCCTATGGCGCCGAGCTGATTCTCGTCAGCAAGGAAGAGGGCATGGAAGGCGCGCGTGACCTCGCAGAGCGCATGCAGGCCGAAGGCCGTGGCAAGGTGCTGGATCAGTTTGCCAATGGCGACAATCCGGAAGCTCACTACGTCGGCACCGGCCCGGAAATCTGGCGGCAGACCGGCGGCACCATCACTCACTTCGTGAGTTCCATGGGCACCACCGGCACCATCATGGGCACCTCGCGTTACCTGAAGGAACAAAACCCGAACATCCAGATCGTCGGCCTGCAGCCCATGGACGGCTCGGCGATTCCCGGCATTCGTCGCTGGCCGCAGGAATACCTGCCGAAGATCTATCAGGCCGAGCGCGTCGACCGGATCATGGACATGGCTCAGAGCGAAGCCGAAGACGTCATGCGGCGTCTGGCCCGTGAAGAAGGCATCTTCTGTGGCGTGTCGTCTGGCGGTTCCGTCGCTGGCATGTTGCGTCTGTCCCGGGAAGTCGAGAATGCGGTCATGGTCGCGATCATCTGTGACCGTGGCGACCGTTACCTGTCGACCGGTGTCTACGATGCGCCCAACTGA
- a CDS encoding sensor histidine kinase: MREQRSRLPGRHSLFWKLAFLLVGFCLLMIGLSWYWGRYVETQNAYLTADARQVLNGYAAEAEQAWRAGGQRGVDRWLQEIRLQEPGWVGVIGRDLHSLSSVPLDDSQMQRLTFMRGVDWPMSRRQKTMPWLKIPFPDLPSAGSLVIELPERFKPGRYALVWQMLTSVVIPALFTLLLCVGLYRLLIRPLNQLREQANAWRADRLSNRLSAQMTSRQDELGELNRAFDHMASRLQSTVQIQQQLLRDLSHELRTPLSRLRVACDSEQSLPELRERLSREVEGMRRLVDDTLHLAWLDAEREKLPDEDIEVLALWDMLVDNACFESCWPSRQLVCDLDSQCWVRGHLNTLAQALENILRNAIRHSPPEGIVRLGGRRDGDDWLLWLEDQGGGVDDSDLERIFAPFIRLDGARPGDGGFGLGLSIARNSLRLQGGDLWAENTAHGLRMIMRLPAREFEAVV, encoded by the coding sequence ATGCGTGAGCAGCGTTCACGCCTGCCGGGCAGGCACTCGCTGTTCTGGAAACTGGCCTTCCTGCTGGTGGGGTTCTGCTTGCTGATGATCGGGCTCAGTTGGTACTGGGGCCGTTACGTCGAAACCCAGAACGCCTACCTGACGGCGGATGCCCGTCAGGTGCTCAACGGTTATGCCGCCGAGGCTGAGCAAGCCTGGCGTGCAGGCGGCCAGCGCGGAGTAGACCGTTGGCTGCAAGAGATCCGTCTTCAGGAACCGGGTTGGGTCGGGGTGATCGGCCGTGACTTGCATTCGCTGAGCAGCGTGCCCCTGGATGACAGTCAGATGCAGCGTCTGACGTTCATGCGCGGCGTCGACTGGCCCATGAGCAGGCGTCAAAAAACCATGCCCTGGCTGAAGATTCCATTCCCTGACCTGCCCAGCGCGGGCAGTCTGGTCATCGAATTGCCCGAGCGCTTCAAGCCGGGGCGATATGCGTTGGTCTGGCAGATGCTGACCAGCGTGGTGATCCCGGCGTTGTTCACCCTGCTGTTGTGCGTGGGGCTGTACCGCTTGCTGATTCGTCCGCTCAATCAACTGCGCGAACAAGCCAACGCCTGGCGTGCCGACCGCCTCTCCAACCGCTTGTCAGCGCAAATGACATCGCGTCAGGACGAACTGGGCGAGCTCAACCGGGCATTCGATCACATGGCCAGCCGCTTGCAGTCCACCGTGCAGATTCAGCAACAGTTGCTGCGCGACCTGTCCCACGAGTTGCGCACTCCCCTGAGTCGGCTCCGTGTGGCGTGTGACAGCGAACAAAGCCTCCCTGAGTTGCGCGAACGTTTGAGCCGTGAAGTCGAAGGCATGCGTCGGCTGGTGGATGACACCTTGCACTTGGCCTGGCTGGACGCTGAGCGGGAGAAACTGCCGGATGAGGACATCGAGGTCCTGGCCTTGTGGGACATGCTGGTGGACAACGCCTGTTTCGAAAGCTGCTGGCCTTCTCGTCAGTTGGTGTGCGACCTGGACAGCCAATGCTGGGTGCGCGGCCATCTCAACACCTTGGCACAGGCGCTGGAAAACATTCTGCGCAACGCCATACGTCACTCACCGCCCGAAGGCATCGTGCGTCTTGGCGGGCGGCGTGACGGTGACGACTGGCTGCTGTGGCTGGAAGACCAGGGCGGTGGTGTCGACGACAGCGACCTGGAACGGATCTTTGCACCCTTCATTCGCCTTGATGGCGCTCGACCGGGTGACGGCGGCTTCGGACTGGGCCTGAGCATCGCGCGCAACTCGCTGCGGCTTCAGGGCGGCGACTTGTGGGCCGAGAACACGGCGCACGGGTTGCGGATGATCATGCGACTACCGGCGCGCGAGTTCGAAGCGGTTGTTTGA
- a CDS encoding response regulator transcription factor, translating to MNPAIIHRPSILAIEDDPVLGAFVHDSLGRCGFHVTWCQNGAEGLERAQREPFDVILMDILLPGMNGLDILSRLRRRHTMPIILMSALGAEADRITGFRNGADDYLPKPFSVDELRVRIEAILRRVELERRFHTPVAAAAAPRPDELRFDEGLCDVSFGRKAAQLTPSEYRLLETLWRNPEDVLSKPFLYQHVLQRGYAQHDRSLDMHISQIRRKLKAIGYEAHQVRTVWGKGYVLTEAEPDA from the coding sequence ATGAATCCCGCCATCATTCACCGCCCCAGCATACTCGCCATCGAGGACGATCCCGTGCTCGGTGCGTTTGTACACGACTCGCTGGGCCGTTGCGGTTTCCACGTCACCTGGTGCCAGAACGGTGCGGAAGGACTGGAACGTGCCCAGCGTGAGCCCTTCGACGTGATCCTGATGGACATCCTGCTGCCGGGCATGAACGGCCTGGACATTTTGTCCCGCCTGCGTCGTCGCCATACGATGCCGATCATTCTGATGTCCGCGCTTGGGGCCGAAGCCGATCGCATCACCGGTTTTCGCAACGGGGCGGACGATTATCTGCCCAAACCCTTCAGCGTCGATGAATTGCGGGTCCGTATCGAAGCGATCTTGCGTCGGGTGGAGCTTGAGCGTCGCTTTCACACCCCGGTCGCTGCAGCCGCCGCGCCACGCCCGGATGAACTGCGGTTCGACGAGGGCCTGTGCGATGTCAGCTTCGGTCGCAAGGCTGCGCAGCTGACGCCCAGCGAATACCGATTGCTGGAAACCCTGTGGCGCAATCCGGAGGACGTGCTCAGCAAGCCCTTCCTTTATCAGCATGTCCTGCAGCGTGGCTACGCGCAGCATGACCGAAGCCTGGACATGCACATCAGCCAGATTCGTCGCAAACTCAAGGCCATCGGCTACGAAGCGCATCAGGTGCGCACGGTGTGGGGCAAAGGCTATGTGCTGACGGAAGCCGAACCGGATGCGTGA
- a CDS encoding response regulator gives MLTKLGIKGRVLLLTLLPACLMAALLGGYFTWMQLSELQTQLLKRGEMIANELAPLSATALASSDKAMLERIAGQVLEQADVRAVSFLDADRNPLAHAGPTMINQPPVGNSTHMLQRSDNDATRYLMPVFGRNRHLTGDVVPAEADRLLGWVELELSHSGTLLRGYRSLFASLILIVVGLGLTASLALRMSRTINGPIAQIKQVVAQLKDGNLEARLPPMGSNELDELASGINRMAATLQNAQEELQHNIEQATEDVRQNLETIEIQNIELDLARKEALEASRIKSEFLANMSHEIRTPLNGILGFTHLLQKSELTPRQHDYLGTIEKSADSLLSIINEILDFSKIEAGKLVLDAIPFNLRDLLQDTLTILAPAAHAKQLELVSLVYRDTPLSLVGDPLRLKQILTNLVSNAIKFTREGTIVARAMLEDEQDDKVQLRISVQDTGIGLSSQDVRALFQAFSQADNSLSRHSGGTGLGLVISKRLIEQMGGEIGVESTPGEGSEFWISVTLPKTRDDLEDLPAPPLMGRRVAVLEHHDLARQALEHQLEDCGLQPMVFNNLENLINGVTVVHQTPHAIDMAVLGVTAHELPPERLRQQIWDLENLDCKVLVLCPTTEQALYQVSVPDAYSQLQAKPACTRKLRRALSELINPKQLRNEVPEPLSSRPPRILCVDDNPANLLLVQTLLEDMGAKVLAVDSGYAAVQAVQEDTFDLVLMDVQMPGMDGRQATEAIRSWELERQATSLPIVALTAHAMANEKRALLQSGMDDYLTKPISERQLAQVVLKWTGLALRNQAPERHPEISQGSVNLQVLDHEEGLRLAAGKADLAADMLAMLLASLETDREAIQAAREAGDHVALIERVHRLHGATRYCGVPQLRAACQRSETLLKQDSPDSDKALNDLEKAITRLEIEARVSA, from the coding sequence GTGCTGACCAAACTGGGCATTAAAGGCCGCGTATTGCTGCTGACCCTGCTCCCGGCCTGCCTCATGGCGGCGCTGCTGGGCGGTTATTTCACCTGGATGCAACTTTCGGAGTTGCAGACCCAGTTGCTCAAGCGCGGCGAAATGATCGCCAACGAGCTGGCCCCGCTCTCTGCCACCGCCCTGGCCAGCAGCGACAAGGCGATGCTCGAACGCATCGCAGGCCAGGTGCTGGAACAGGCCGATGTGCGCGCGGTGTCCTTCCTCGACGCTGACCGCAACCCGCTCGCCCACGCGGGTCCGACCATGATCAATCAGCCGCCGGTCGGCAACAGCACGCACATGCTGCAACGCTCCGACAACGACGCCACGCGCTACCTGATGCCCGTGTTCGGGCGCAATCGCCACCTGACCGGCGACGTCGTTCCGGCCGAGGCCGACCGTTTGCTGGGCTGGGTGGAACTGGAACTGTCCCACAGCGGCACGCTGCTGCGCGGCTATCGCAGCCTGTTTGCCAGCCTGATACTGATCGTTGTCGGGCTAGGCCTGACCGCCAGCCTGGCCTTGCGCATGAGCCGCACCATCAACGGCCCCATTGCGCAGATCAAACAGGTCGTGGCCCAACTGAAGGACGGCAATCTGGAAGCCCGCTTGCCGCCGATGGGCAGCAACGAACTGGACGAACTCGCCTCCGGCATCAACCGCATGGCCGCAACCCTGCAGAATGCGCAGGAAGAACTGCAGCACAACATCGAGCAGGCCACCGAAGACGTTCGCCAGAATCTGGAAACCATCGAGATCCAGAACATCGAGCTGGACCTGGCGCGCAAAGAAGCACTGGAAGCCAGCCGGATCAAGTCCGAATTCCTGGCCAACATGAGTCACGAGATTCGCACGCCGCTCAACGGGATTCTTGGCTTCACTCACCTTTTGCAGAAGAGCGAACTGACGCCGCGCCAGCACGACTACCTGGGCACCATCGAAAAATCCGCCGACAGCCTGCTGAGCATCATCAACGAGATCCTCGACTTTTCGAAGATCGAGGCCGGCAAACTGGTGCTCGACGCGATCCCGTTCAACCTGCGCGACCTGCTGCAAGACACCCTGACCATTCTTGCTCCCGCGGCCCACGCCAAGCAGCTGGAGCTGGTGAGCCTGGTCTATCGCGACACGCCGTTGTCGCTGGTGGGCGACCCGCTGCGACTCAAGCAGATCCTCACCAACCTGGTGAGCAATGCCATCAAATTTACCCGTGAAGGCACCATCGTCGCGCGGGCCATGCTCGAAGACGAGCAGGACGACAAGGTCCAGCTGCGCATCAGCGTGCAGGACACCGGCATCGGCCTGTCCAGCCAGGACGTGCGTGCCCTGTTTCAGGCGTTCAGTCAGGCGGACAATTCGCTGTCGCGTCATTCCGGCGGCACCGGCCTGGGGCTGGTGATTTCCAAGCGGCTGATCGAGCAGATGGGTGGCGAGATCGGCGTGGAAAGCACCCCCGGCGAAGGCTCGGAATTCTGGATCAGCGTGACCTTGCCGAAAACCCGCGACGATCTCGAAGACCTGCCTGCCCCTCCGTTGATGGGTCGCCGCGTGGCGGTACTGGAACATCACGACCTGGCGCGTCAGGCACTGGAACACCAACTGGAAGATTGCGGCCTGCAGCCGATGGTGTTCAACAACCTGGAAAACCTGATCAATGGCGTGACCGTGGTGCATCAGACGCCGCACGCCATCGACATGGCCGTGCTGGGTGTCACTGCCCACGAACTGCCACCCGAGCGTCTGCGTCAGCAGATCTGGGACCTTGAGAACCTGGACTGCAAAGTGCTGGTGCTGTGCCCGACGACGGAGCAGGCGCTCTATCAAGTCTCGGTGCCGGACGCTTACAGCCAGTTGCAGGCCAAGCCGGCGTGTACGCGTAAATTGCGCCGCGCGCTGTCGGAACTGATCAACCCCAAGCAGCTGCGCAACGAGGTGCCCGAACCCCTGTCGAGCCGACCGCCGCGGATTCTCTGTGTCGACGACAACCCGGCCAACCTGTTGCTGGTGCAAACGCTGCTCGAAGACATGGGCGCCAAAGTGCTCGCGGTGGACAGCGGCTATGCCGCCGTTCAGGCGGTGCAGGAAGACACCTTCGATCTGGTGTTGATGGACGTGCAGATGCCCGGCATGGACGGGCGCCAGGCCACCGAGGCGATTCGCAGCTGGGAACTGGAACGTCAGGCGACCTCGCTGCCGATCGTCGCCCTCACCGCCCACGCCATGGCCAACGAGAAGCGTGCGCTGCTGCAGAGCGGCATGGACGACTACCTGACCAAGCCGATCAGCGAGCGTCAGCTGGCACAAGTCGTACTGAAATGGACCGGTCTTGCGCTGCGCAATCAGGCGCCGGAGCGCCACCCTGAAATCAGTCAGGGCAGCGTCAATCTTCAAGTGCTGGATCACGAGGAAGGTTTGCGTCTGGCCGCCGGCAAGGCCGATCTGGCCGCCGACATGCTGGCGATGCTGCTGGCGTCACTGGAAACCGACCGCGAGGCCATTCAGGCCGCACGCGAGGCGGGTGATCATGTGGCCCTGATCGAGCGGGTCCATCGCCTGCACGGCGCGACCCGCTACTGTGGCGTGCCACAACTGCGCGCCGCCTGCCAGCGCAGCGAAACCCTGCTCAAACAGGACTCGCCGGACAGCGACAAAGCGCTCAATGATCTGGAGAAAGCGATCACGCGGCTGGAGATCGAGGCGCGGGTGAGTGCGTGA
- a CDS encoding 2-hydroxyacid dehydrogenase, with amino-acid sequence MRTLLYSSQTYDRDSFLSADAPADIELHFQPARLTLDTVALADQYPVVCAFINDDLSAPVLERLAAGGTKLIALRSAGFNHVDLPTAQRLGLSVVRVPAYSPHAVAEHAVALILSLNRHLHRAYNRTRDGDFTLHGLTGFDLVGKTVGVVGTGQIGATFARIMSGFGCQLLAYDPFPNPQVEALGARYLPLDQLLAEAQIVSLHCPLNEHTRHLINQTSLQRMQRGAMLINTGRGALVDTPALIEALKSGQLGYLGLDVYEEEAQLFFEDRSDLPLQDDVLARLLTFPNVVVTAHQAFLTKEALGAIAQTTLDNIMGWAAGTPQNSV; translated from the coding sequence ATGCGCACCCTCCTCTACAGCAGCCAGACCTACGACCGTGACAGCTTCCTCTCGGCCGATGCGCCCGCTGACATCGAGTTGCACTTCCAGCCTGCACGGCTGACGCTGGACACGGTCGCCCTTGCGGACCAATACCCGGTGGTCTGCGCGTTTATCAATGACGACCTGAGCGCGCCCGTGCTTGAACGCCTGGCGGCGGGCGGCACGAAACTGATCGCGTTGCGCTCGGCGGGTTTTAACCATGTCGACCTGCCGACCGCCCAACGCCTGGGCCTAAGCGTCGTTCGCGTCCCGGCGTACTCACCCCATGCCGTCGCCGAACACGCCGTGGCCTTGATCCTGTCGCTCAATCGCCACCTGCACCGCGCCTACAACCGCACCCGCGATGGGGATTTCACTCTGCACGGGCTGACCGGGTTCGACCTGGTCGGCAAGACCGTGGGTGTGGTCGGCACCGGGCAGATCGGCGCGACCTTCGCGCGGATCATGTCCGGCTTCGGCTGTCAGTTGCTGGCGTATGACCCCTTCCCCAACCCCCAGGTCGAAGCGCTGGGCGCACGGTATCTGCCGCTGGATCAACTGCTGGCCGAGGCGCAGATCGTCAGCCTGCATTGCCCGCTCAACGAGCACACCCGCCATCTGATCAATCAGACGTCGCTGCAGCGCATGCAACGCGGTGCCATGCTGATCAACACCGGTCGCGGCGCGCTGGTCGATACGCCCGCGCTGATCGAGGCGCTGAAGAGCGGGCAATTGGGTTATCTCGGGCTGGACGTGTACGAGGAAGAAGCGCAACTGTTCTTCGAAGATCGCTCGGACCTGCCGTTGCAGGACGACGTGCTCGCACGCCTGCTGACATTTCCCAACGTGGTGGTGACGGCGCATCAGGCCTTCCTGACCAAAGAAGCACTGGGTGCGATTGCGCAGACGACGCTGGATAACATCATGGGTTGGGCAGCGGGGACTCCGCAAAACAGTGTCTGA
- a CDS encoding META domain-containing protein, with protein sequence MKSRVLTVLAAAALAGCATDTDALKRDHGYVLEWIGERPLIDNSHLTMTLGNDGRAYGNAGCNHWFASYRLEGDSLSFGPVGSTRKLCAPALMEQEHRFLDAMGQVQRWDVSEVEQLQLWPAQGLPLRFWPEED encoded by the coding sequence ATGAAATCGCGTGTGCTGACCGTGCTCGCGGCCGCCGCGCTGGCGGGTTGTGCAACCGACACCGACGCGCTCAAGCGTGATCACGGTTATGTGCTGGAGTGGATTGGCGAACGTCCGCTGATCGACAACAGCCACTTGACGATGACCCTGGGCAACGATGGCCGCGCCTACGGCAATGCGGGGTGTAACCACTGGTTCGCGTCGTACCGGCTGGAAGGCGACAGCCTTAGCTTCGGCCCGGTGGGCAGCACCCGCAAGCTTTGCGCACCGGCATTGATGGAACAGGAACACCGCTTCCTGGACGCCATGGGCCAGGTTCAGCGGTGGGATGTGTCAGAGGTTGAGCAGCTGCAGCTGTGGCCTGCGCAAGGGTTGCCGCTGCGGTTCTGGCCGGAAGAAGACTAA
- a CDS encoding TlpA family protein disulfide reductase codes for MARRLAAALALIGSVLLSGCGVDLGTDQNGQKVASDRVDKHWLVVNYWAEWCGPCRTEIPELNKLSEQMSGQKVSVFGVNFDNLQGEDLKTASNALGIKFTVLAQDPAEQYDLPKSEALPVTYIIDDKGKVREQLMGEQTAAGVAQKLAELKGKG; via the coding sequence ATGGCAAGGCGGTTGGCAGCGGCGTTAGCGCTTATCGGGAGTGTATTGCTCAGCGGGTGTGGCGTGGATCTGGGGACTGACCAGAACGGTCAGAAGGTCGCCAGCGACCGCGTCGACAAGCATTGGCTGGTGGTCAACTACTGGGCGGAATGGTGTGGCCCGTGCCGCACGGAAATCCCGGAACTGAACAAACTCTCCGAGCAGATGAGCGGCCAGAAGGTCAGCGTGTTCGGGGTCAATTTCGACAACCTGCAGGGTGAAGACCTGAAAACCGCCAGCAATGCGCTGGGCATCAAGTTCACCGTGCTGGCGCAGGACCCGGCCGAGCAATACGACCTGCCCAAGAGCGAGGCGCTGCCGGTGACGTACATCATCGACGACAAGGGCAAGGTCCGTGAGCAGTTGATGGGCGAACAGACCGCCGCAGGCGTCGCCCAGAAACTGGCGGAGTTGAAAGGGAAGGGCTGA
- the arsC gene encoding arsenate reductase (glutaredoxin) (This arsenate reductase requires both glutathione and glutaredoxin to convert arsenate to arsenite, after which the efflux transporter formed by ArsA and ArsB can extrude the arsenite from the cell, providing resistance.) — protein MTDLTLYHNPRCSKSRGALELLEARGLTPTVVRYLETPPNAAQLRDLLGKLGIGARDLLRTGEDEYKTLNLADASLSDDDVIAAMAAHPKLIERPILVASNNAMIGRPPEKILEILP, from the coding sequence ATGACCGATCTGACGCTTTATCACAACCCGCGCTGCTCCAAATCACGTGGCGCGCTGGAATTGCTTGAAGCCCGTGGCCTGACGCCGACTGTCGTGCGTTATCTCGAAACCCCGCCCAATGCTGCCCAATTGCGTGACCTGCTGGGCAAGCTGGGCATCGGTGCGCGCGATCTGCTGCGCACCGGCGAAGACGAATACAAAACCCTGAACCTGGCAGACGCCAGCCTGAGCGACGATGACGTGATCGCCGCCATGGCCGCGCACCCCAAGCTGATCGAGCGCCCGATCCTGGTCGCAAGCAACAACGCCATGATCGGCCGTCCACCGGAGAAGATCCTGGAGATCCTGCCGTGA
- the wrbA gene encoding NAD(P)H:quinone oxidoreductase — protein MSTPYILVLFYSRNGSTSEMARQIARGVEMGGLEARLRTVPAISTECEAVAPSIPETGALYATLDDLKNCSGLALGSPTRFGNMAAPLKYFLDGTSNLWLTGALVGKPASVFTSTASLHGGQETTLMSMLLPLLHHGMLVTGLPYSESALIETSGGGTPYGASHHAGADGKRPLDQHETTLCRALGQRLAKTALLLEPSRG, from the coding sequence GTGAGCACGCCCTACATTCTGGTTTTGTTCTACAGCCGCAACGGTTCGACCAGTGAAATGGCCCGCCAGATTGCCCGTGGCGTCGAGATGGGCGGCTTGGAAGCGCGCTTGCGCACGGTGCCGGCGATCTCCACCGAGTGCGAAGCGGTGGCGCCGAGCATTCCGGAAACGGGCGCGTTGTACGCCACGCTCGATGATCTGAAGAACTGCTCCGGCCTGGCGCTGGGCAGTCCGACCCGTTTCGGCAACATGGCGGCGCCGCTCAAGTACTTCCTCGACGGCACCAGCAACCTGTGGCTGACGGGTGCCCTGGTCGGTAAACCGGCCAGCGTATTCACCTCAACCGCCAGCCTGCACGGCGGCCAGGAAACCACGCTGATGTCGATGCTGCTGCCGTTGTTGCACCACGGGATGCTGGTTACCGGCCTGCCTTACAGCGAATCGGCATTGATCGAAACCAGCGGCGGCGGCACGCCGTATGGCGCCAGTCATCACGCAGGCGCCGACGGCAAGCGTCCGCTGGATCAGCACGAAACCACGTTGTGCCGCGCGCTGGGTCAGCGTCTGGCCAAGACCGCGTTGCTGCTGGAGCCGTCGCGTGGCTAA
- a CDS encoding DUF2069 domain-containing protein, whose amino-acid sequence MAKQPKVLPALEWLEPRVRWSRVAALLCFFGLIALLAVYYLGFADLHGARPWVILSIELVPLLLLSPGMITGSARGHSWTCFVVNLYFIKGALAAYDPNRAWFGVLEMLASLAVFTSALLYVRWRFQYNRKLAGEGA is encoded by the coding sequence GTGGCTAAACAGCCCAAGGTACTGCCCGCGCTGGAATGGCTGGAACCTCGCGTCCGCTGGAGCCGGGTCGCTGCCTTGCTGTGCTTTTTCGGGCTGATCGCGCTGCTCGCGGTGTATTACCTCGGGTTCGCCGACCTGCACGGCGCCCGTCCCTGGGTGATCCTGTCGATTGAACTGGTGCCGCTTTTGTTGCTCTCACCGGGGATGATCACCGGCAGCGCACGCGGGCATTCGTGGACCTGTTTCGTGGTGAACCTGTACTTCATCAAGGGTGCGCTGGCGGCCTATGACCCGAACCGCGCGTGGTTTGGCGTGCTGGAAATGCTGGCGAGCCTGGCGGTATTCACCAGCGCGCTGCTGTACGTGCGCTGGCGGTTTCAGTATAACCGCAAGCTGGCCGGCGAAGGCGCCTGA
- a CDS encoding DNA-3-methyladenine glycosylase I: protein MQDYKWLNEYCLNRFGSAAALEAHLPTPATSKQLKALSDDRYLSTMALRVFRAGLKHSLVDAKWPAFEQVFFGFDPEKVVLMGADHLERLMQDARIIRHLGKLKSVPRNAQLILDIAHEHGSFGNFIADWPVTDIVGLWRYLFKHGNQMGGLSAARFLRMVGKDTFIPSYDVVAALNAQNIVDKVPSSQRDQAAVQAAFNQWHAESGRPLCQISMMLSYTVNH from the coding sequence ATGCAAGACTACAAATGGCTCAATGAATACTGTTTGAATCGCTTTGGTTCCGCCGCCGCCCTCGAGGCGCATCTGCCGACTCCCGCCACGTCAAAACAGCTCAAGGCCCTGAGCGACGACCGTTATCTGTCGACCATGGCCCTGCGGGTGTTTCGTGCAGGGCTGAAGCACAGCCTGGTGGACGCCAAGTGGCCGGCCTTCGAGCAGGTGTTCTTTGGCTTCGATCCGGAAAAGGTCGTGCTCATGGGCGCCGATCATCTGGAGCGTCTGATGCAGGACGCACGAATCATTCGTCATCTGGGCAAACTCAAGAGCGTGCCGCGCAACGCGCAGTTGATCCTCGACATCGCTCATGAACACGGCAGCTTCGGCAACTTCATCGCCGACTGGCCGGTGACCGACATCGTCGGGCTGTGGCGTTATCTGTTCAAACACGGCAATCAGATGGGCGGACTCTCGGCCGCGCGCTTCCTGCGCATGGTCGGCAAAGACACGTTTATCCCCAGCTACGATGTCGTGGCAGCCCTCAACGCGCAGAACATCGTCGATAAAGTGCCGAGCAGCCAACGAGATCAGGCAGCCGTGCAAGCCGCATTCAACCAGTGGCACGCCGAAAGCGGCCGCCCGTTGTGCCAGATTTCGATGATGCTGTCGTACACGGTCAACCACTGA
- a CDS encoding GntR family transcriptional regulator: MPFLLPDAPNLGVAPSASEVISKYLRESIISGQFAEDEPIRQDDIARVFNVSKIPVREALKRLEAEGLVQFQRNKGAVVTRISEPELAQIFEVRVLLEVQAIRLAVPRMTQAQIDQATAICDEFVGDDDIGRWAELNWAFHTCLYEAAQRPFLLNMIRSIHDKVERYLRVQMSFDEGKERADQEHREILNACADRDVDKAAELIEHHIIGVCRALYAHLPNAALSEI, translated from the coding sequence GTGCCCTTTCTTCTTCCTGACGCCCCCAACCTTGGTGTCGCACCGTCTGCGTCCGAGGTGATTTCAAAGTACCTGCGTGAGTCGATCATTTCCGGCCAGTTCGCCGAAGATGAGCCGATTCGCCAGGACGACATCGCCCGTGTATTCAACGTCAGCAAGATCCCTGTGCGTGAAGCTTTGAAGCGCCTGGAGGCCGAAGGGCTGGTGCAGTTCCAGCGCAACAAGGGTGCAGTGGTCACGCGGATCTCCGAACCGGAACTGGCGCAGATCTTCGAAGTGCGCGTGTTGCTGGAGGTTCAGGCCATTCGGCTGGCCGTGCCGCGGATGACCCAGGCGCAGATCGATCAGGCCACGGCCATCTGCGACGAGTTCGTCGGTGATGACGACATCGGACGCTGGGCAGAGCTGAACTGGGCGTTTCACACCTGCCTCTACGAAGCGGCGCAACGGCCGTTTCTGCTGAACATGATTCGCTCGATCCACGACAAGGTCGAACGTTACCTGCGCGTGCAGATGAGCTTCGACGAGGGCAAGGAACGCGCAGACCAGGAACACCGCGAGATCCTCAACGCCTGTGCCGATCGTGACGTGGACAAAGCCGCGGAACTGATCGAACACCACATCATCGGCGTCTGCCGCGCGCTCTACGCGCACCTTCCCAACGCGGCGCTCAGCGAAATCTGA